In one window of Catenulispora sp. GP43 DNA:
- a CDS encoding zinc-binding dehydrogenase translates to MFAVSAVRIDSKDPLSGLELGERAEPEPRAGWTTVTVKAAALNHHDLWTLRGVGITEDKLPMILGCDAAGLDEDGNEVIIHSVIDPRDGKPSILTEAYDGTFAQKVLVPKANLVPKPAALSWEQAACLPTAWLTAYRMLFRNSGLRPGDTVLIQGAGGGVATAAIVLARAAGFRVWTTSRSEEKRARAVELGAHAAFESGARLPERVDAVMETVGAATWAHSVKSLRPEGTIVISGATSGAMPPAELTRIFFLQLRVVGSTMGSLDELKALARLCDTTDVRPVVDSVLPLDQARTGFERMAQGEAFGKIVFTV, encoded by the coding sequence ATGTTCGCAGTGAGCGCCGTGCGCATCGACTCCAAGGACCCCCTGTCCGGCCTCGAACTCGGGGAACGCGCCGAGCCCGAGCCCCGCGCGGGCTGGACCACGGTCACGGTCAAGGCCGCGGCCCTGAACCACCACGACCTGTGGACCCTGCGCGGCGTGGGCATCACCGAGGACAAGCTGCCGATGATCCTGGGCTGCGACGCCGCCGGGCTCGACGAGGACGGCAACGAGGTGATCATCCACTCCGTCATCGACCCGCGGGACGGCAAGCCGTCCATCCTCACCGAGGCCTACGACGGCACCTTCGCGCAGAAGGTGCTGGTCCCCAAGGCCAACCTGGTGCCCAAACCGGCCGCGCTGTCCTGGGAGCAGGCCGCGTGCCTGCCGACCGCCTGGCTCACCGCCTACCGGATGCTCTTCCGCAACTCCGGCCTGCGCCCCGGTGACACGGTGCTGATCCAGGGCGCCGGCGGCGGCGTGGCGACCGCGGCGATCGTGCTGGCCCGGGCCGCCGGGTTCCGGGTGTGGACGACCTCGCGCAGCGAGGAGAAGCGGGCGCGGGCCGTGGAGCTCGGCGCGCACGCCGCCTTCGAGTCCGGCGCCCGCCTGCCGGAGCGGGTGGACGCGGTGATGGAGACGGTCGGCGCCGCGACCTGGGCGCACTCGGTGAAGTCGCTGCGGCCCGAGGGCACGATCGTCATCTCCGGCGCGACCTCCGGCGCCATGCCGCCGGCCGAGCTGACCCGCATCTTCTTCCTGCAGCTGCGCGTCGTCGGCTCGACCATGGGCTCGCTGGACGAGCTCAAGGCGCTGGCCCGGCTGTGCGACACCACGGACGTGCGGCCGGTCGTCGACTCGGTGCTGCCGCTGGACCAGGCCCGGACCGGCTTCGAGCGGATGGCGCAGGGCGAGGCGTTCGGGAAGATCGTCTTCACGGTCTGA
- a CDS encoding SDR family NAD(P)-dependent oxidoreductase, which translates to MGLEELSRALADLKGLPLDDPTRLRAERVMESFVRYGRTRRKKELRARREAADRAVLASAATGATERREDAALAAPGGAAAIGTNGNDHADAAGQPEDMAASGPDSVGTLLRPRRCYVCKQHFTQVSAFYHQLCPPCAAENLAWRSARTPLDGRRALVTGGRVKIGFQVALMLLRDGAAVRVVTRFPHDAIRRFREVEDSAKWLDRLTVTGLDLRDPRQVIELCETLLAEGEPLEILINNAAQTVRRPEASYAPLIAADRAAAARLGGGLRELAPIAGYHGAGADVVPHGTELVAATGPAVDENGLLPDPSPHNSWSAKLGELDPVEVLEVHLVNAVAPALLADRLLPLMAGSPFARRYIVNVTAVEGRFEVRNKTAGHPHTNMAKAALNMLTRTSAEALARRGIHLSSVDTGWITDEKPMPSKARHAEAGFRTPLDIIDGAARIYHPIVSGEGGEPLSGVFLKDYRAVAW; encoded by the coding sequence ATGGGCCTGGAGGAGTTGAGCCGCGCGTTGGCGGACCTGAAGGGGCTGCCGCTCGACGACCCGACCCGGCTGCGTGCCGAGCGCGTCATGGAATCCTTCGTGCGCTACGGCCGGACCCGGCGGAAGAAAGAACTGAGGGCGCGGCGCGAGGCCGCCGACCGCGCGGTGCTGGCGTCCGCGGCGACGGGGGCGACCGAACGGCGAGAGGATGCCGCGCTGGCGGCGCCGGGCGGGGCGGCGGCGATCGGCACGAACGGGAATGACCATGCCGATGCCGCCGGGCAGCCCGAAGACATGGCGGCGAGCGGGCCGGATTCGGTCGGAACCCTGCTGCGCCCCCGCCGCTGCTACGTCTGCAAGCAGCACTTCACCCAGGTCTCAGCCTTCTACCACCAGCTGTGCCCGCCCTGCGCGGCCGAGAACCTGGCCTGGCGCTCGGCCCGCACCCCGCTGGACGGCCGGCGCGCGCTGGTCACCGGCGGCCGGGTGAAGATCGGCTTCCAGGTGGCGCTGATGCTGCTGCGGGACGGGGCGGCGGTGCGGGTGGTCACCCGCTTCCCGCACGACGCCATACGCCGCTTCCGCGAGGTCGAGGACAGCGCGAAGTGGCTCGACCGGCTGACCGTCACCGGCCTGGATCTGCGCGACCCGCGCCAGGTCATCGAGCTCTGCGAAACGCTCCTGGCCGAGGGCGAGCCCCTCGAGATCCTCATCAACAACGCCGCCCAGACCGTGCGGCGCCCCGAAGCCTCCTACGCGCCGCTGATCGCCGCCGACCGCGCCGCGGCGGCCCGGCTCGGCGGCGGTCTTCGCGAGCTCGCGCCGATCGCCGGCTACCACGGCGCGGGCGCCGACGTGGTCCCGCACGGCACCGAGCTGGTCGCGGCCACCGGGCCCGCCGTCGACGAGAACGGCCTGCTCCCCGACCCCTCGCCGCACAACTCCTGGTCGGCGAAGCTCGGGGAGCTGGATCCGGTCGAGGTGCTGGAGGTGCACCTGGTCAACGCCGTCGCGCCGGCGCTGCTGGCCGACCGGCTGCTGCCGCTGATGGCCGGCTCGCCGTTCGCGCGGCGCTACATCGTGAACGTCACGGCCGTCGAGGGGCGCTTCGAGGTGCGCAACAAGACCGCGGGCCATCCGCACACCAACATGGCCAAGGCCGCGCTCAACATGCTGACCCGAACCAGTGCCGAGGCGCTGGCCCGGCGCGGGATCCACCTGAGCAGTGTGGACACCGGCTGGATCACCGACGAGAAGCCGATGCCGAGCAAGGCGCGGCACGCCGAGGCCGGCTTCCGGACGCCGCTGGACATCATCGACGGCGCGGCGCGGATCTACCATCCGATCGTCAGCGGCGAGGGCGGCGAGCCGTTGTCCGGGGTGTTCCTGAAGGACTACCGGGCGGTGGCGTGGTGA
- a CDS encoding MarR family winged helix-turn-helix transcriptional regulator, with amino-acid sequence MSGPDAAASRSRRRTMNQITDSFREMSVVMTVLNLRAGEQVGLRDVEMKALDVLMRDGAMSAKTLGQRLGMHPATMTGILDKLEKSGWVSRERSPEDRRVVLIQPVRERVGEVVRLFAGMNNTAVELLDRYDSEQLETIAGFMDMMVDMAKQASKEWSA; translated from the coding sequence ATGTCGGGGCCCGACGCCGCGGCCTCCCGCTCCCGTCGGCGCACGATGAACCAGATCACGGACAGCTTCCGCGAGATGTCCGTGGTGATGACGGTGCTCAACCTGCGGGCCGGCGAGCAGGTGGGGCTGCGGGACGTGGAGATGAAGGCGCTGGACGTGCTGATGCGCGACGGCGCGATGAGCGCCAAGACGCTGGGGCAGCGGCTGGGCATGCACCCGGCGACCATGACCGGGATCCTGGACAAGCTGGAGAAGTCCGGCTGGGTGTCCCGGGAGCGCAGCCCCGAGGACCGGCGCGTGGTGCTGATCCAGCCGGTGCGCGAGCGGGTCGGGGAGGTCGTGCGGCTGTTCGCCGGGATGAACAACACCGCGGTGGAGCTCCTGGACCGCTACGACAGCGAGCAGTTGGAGACCATCGCCGGGTTCATGGACATGATGGTGGACATGGCGAAGCAGGCCTCGAAGGAGTGGAGCGCATGA
- a CDS encoding AAA family ATPase yields the protein MSEHTTGQTALPPEADGFGSGVGVGLGDDPGLPRQGGGDGAGPGARAAAARPSALEAFIDAMIDLGQTGQIFGEHGIGKTATFAAHIKAAYDDTELVYVPAANLAPDDLLVNAPVRDPRSGELVLRQLVMRQLKPGRRFVLLIDDSLQAGPAIQSQLMQIACNWTLGEHDLRALGCVGVFLADNESLAETAARRSDFAILDRMVTIKVTANDTAWRDALRRKFGQFDLTGVFRVWAAQPPEIRRLLSPRTLEHILANAAEGFPLVWGLPLLNGSRLRLALPAGEGARAKEVDRTGEILDAIAAALNVPNRATIADPVRRLVRAALKNRWCVLVQGPPGCGKTEVVRTLIQEVLRRDPLYFSLPVTNVEDLCAPVPSPDGTLDNLLAAGFTGDEPKAVVWDEYNRPKDKAAFARLMEITQEWSVAGRPIRGLRAQIALQNPPYHVGRKLLVSRNNIAQASRFTASLDITPEDIPANEWLIAKYGAIAETVLEWWKNDIDDEGRAWITKRTLERLIRLHGRGLPLQQGLVYLGDGEYAPVPLGGLTARLAGSQRTGLKELAADVDSWERRLALAVAGNAEGDDASDVVHQVFANAELSQLKKQREVVIRLAAHLPPKLRATYLVGASEDAQAFWVGVLAACRSRQASARIP from the coding sequence TTGAGCGAGCACACCACCGGCCAGACCGCGTTGCCGCCGGAGGCGGACGGCTTCGGCAGCGGCGTCGGCGTCGGACTGGGCGACGACCCCGGACTGCCGCGCCAGGGCGGCGGGGACGGCGCCGGCCCCGGCGCCCGGGCCGCCGCGGCCCGGCCCTCGGCCCTGGAGGCGTTCATCGACGCCATGATCGACCTGGGCCAGACCGGGCAGATCTTCGGCGAGCACGGCATCGGCAAGACCGCCACGTTCGCCGCGCACATCAAGGCCGCGTACGACGACACCGAGCTGGTCTACGTCCCGGCCGCGAACCTGGCCCCGGACGACCTGCTGGTGAACGCCCCAGTGCGGGACCCGCGCAGCGGCGAGCTGGTGCTGCGGCAGCTGGTGATGCGCCAGCTCAAGCCGGGGCGCCGGTTCGTGCTGCTGATCGACGACTCGCTGCAGGCGGGCCCGGCGATCCAGTCGCAGCTGATGCAGATCGCCTGCAACTGGACCCTCGGCGAGCACGACCTGCGGGCCCTGGGCTGCGTCGGCGTCTTCCTGGCCGACAACGAGTCGCTGGCCGAGACCGCGGCCCGGCGCAGCGACTTCGCGATCCTGGACCGGATGGTCACCATCAAGGTGACCGCGAACGACACGGCCTGGCGCGACGCGCTGCGCCGCAAGTTCGGCCAGTTCGACCTGACCGGTGTGTTCCGGGTCTGGGCCGCGCAGCCCCCGGAGATCCGCCGGCTGCTCTCCCCGCGCACGCTGGAGCACATCCTGGCCAACGCCGCCGAGGGCTTCCCGCTGGTCTGGGGCCTGCCGCTGCTCAACGGCAGCCGGCTGCGGCTGGCGCTGCCGGCCGGCGAGGGCGCCCGGGCCAAGGAGGTGGACCGCACCGGGGAGATCCTGGACGCGATCGCCGCGGCGCTGAACGTCCCGAACCGGGCCACGATCGCCGACCCGGTACGCCGCCTGGTGCGCGCGGCGTTGAAGAACCGGTGGTGCGTGCTGGTCCAGGGCCCGCCCGGCTGCGGCAAGACCGAGGTGGTCAGGACGCTGATCCAGGAGGTGCTGCGGCGCGACCCGCTGTACTTCTCGCTGCCGGTGACCAACGTCGAGGACCTGTGCGCCCCGGTCCCCTCCCCCGACGGCACCCTGGACAACCTGCTGGCCGCCGGCTTCACCGGGGACGAGCCGAAGGCCGTGGTGTGGGACGAGTACAACCGCCCGAAGGACAAGGCGGCCTTCGCCCGGCTGATGGAGATCACCCAGGAGTGGTCGGTGGCCGGCCGCCCGATCCGCGGCCTGCGCGCCCAGATCGCGCTGCAGAACCCGCCGTACCACGTGGGCCGCAAACTCCTGGTGTCGCGCAACAACATCGCCCAGGCCTCGCGCTTCACCGCGTCGCTGGACATCACCCCGGAGGACATCCCGGCCAACGAGTGGCTGATCGCCAAGTACGGCGCGATCGCCGAGACCGTCCTGGAGTGGTGGAAGAACGACATCGACGACGAGGGCCGCGCCTGGATCACCAAGCGCACCCTGGAGCGCCTGATCCGGCTGCACGGCCGCGGCCTGCCCCTGCAGCAGGGCCTGGTCTACCTCGGCGACGGTGAGTACGCCCCGGTCCCGCTCGGCGGCCTGACCGCGCGCCTGGCCGGCTCGCAGCGCACCGGCCTGAAGGAGCTGGCCGCGGACGTCGACTCCTGGGAGCGGCGCCTGGCGCTGGCGGTGGCCGGCAACGCAGAGGGCGACGACGCCTCCGACGTGGTCCACCAGGTGTTCGCCAACGCCGAGCTGTCGCAGCTGAAGAAGCAGCGCGAGGTGGTGATCCGCCTGGCCGCGCACCTCCCGCCGAAACTGCGGGCCACCTATCTGGTCGGCGCCTCGGAGGACGCGCAGGCCTTCTGGGTCGGTGTGCTGGCGGCTTGCCGATCGCGGCAGGCTTCCGCCAGGATTCCGTGA
- a CDS encoding ribonuclease inhibitor — protein MSGFEARPAEELAPVLAWLRRGEAVRTRTAFPAGTALPDGRLDMCKQDLGPLGAAAVANALPEGGGPVKHLLLGTDGLGDGGVAAVAPKAVAAGVETLYLGCNGIGGGGVCEIANQLIASPGVVKALWLKRNPVGADGVRAVAETVRAGTVLRTIDLTQTGLTAPDAATLVDAMIEAGGGAHAIERLYIGGNRLGADGARELARLLTAGAVAELYVSAARLGDSGARVLATALRAAPHRTLRRISVASNGIGPAALAELIAAAAAAGVELVDAGRVKAAAVLAADDNHLDESGAATVAEALADAPHHLVFVNLRYTGLGSPGALKLLAGAQRAATPTRYLLGTGIAKRVKKELTALAADVPASVFDVAPDVRAIRSVYRTAPPA, from the coding sequence GTGAGCGGGTTCGAGGCGCGCCCCGCCGAGGAGCTGGCGCCGGTGCTGGCGTGGCTGCGGCGCGGCGAGGCGGTGCGCACCCGGACCGCTTTCCCGGCCGGGACCGCGCTGCCCGACGGCCGGCTCGACATGTGCAAGCAGGACCTGGGGCCGCTCGGCGCCGCCGCGGTCGCGAACGCGCTGCCCGAGGGCGGCGGCCCGGTGAAGCACCTGCTGCTGGGCACCGACGGGCTCGGCGACGGCGGGGTGGCCGCGGTCGCCCCGAAGGCGGTCGCCGCCGGGGTCGAGACGCTCTACCTGGGCTGCAACGGCATCGGGGGCGGCGGGGTCTGCGAGATCGCGAACCAGCTCATCGCCTCCCCCGGCGTGGTGAAGGCGCTGTGGCTCAAGCGCAACCCGGTCGGCGCGGACGGCGTGCGCGCGGTGGCCGAGACGGTGCGCGCCGGCACTGTGCTGCGCACCATCGACCTGACGCAGACCGGCCTGACCGCACCCGACGCCGCCACGCTGGTCGACGCCATGATCGAGGCCGGCGGCGGTGCCCACGCCATCGAACGGCTCTACATCGGCGGCAACCGGCTCGGCGCCGACGGCGCGCGGGAACTGGCCCGGCTGCTGACGGCCGGAGCGGTCGCAGAGCTCTACGTCTCGGCCGCACGCCTCGGCGACTCCGGGGCGCGAGTGCTGGCGACGGCGCTGCGCGCCGCACCACACCGCACCCTGCGCCGCATCTCCGTGGCCAGCAACGGCATCGGCCCGGCGGCGCTGGCGGAGCTGATCGCGGCGGCCGCGGCGGCCGGGGTCGAACTGGTCGACGCCGGACGGGTGAAGGCCGCCGCCGTCCTGGCCGCCGACGACAACCACCTCGACGAGTCCGGCGCCGCGACGGTCGCCGAAGCCCTCGCCGACGCCCCGCACCACCTCGTCTTCGTCAACCTGCGCTACACCGGCCTCGGCAGCCCCGGCGCCCTGAAACTGCTGGCCGGCGCCCAACGTGCCGCCACACCGACCCGCTACCTGCTCGGCACCGGCATCGCCAAGCGGGTCAAGAAGGAGCTCACCGCGCTGGCCGCCGACGTCCCGGCGTCAGTGTTCGACGTCGCGCCGGACGTCCGGGCGATCCGCAGCGTCTACCGGACCGCGCCGCCGGCCTGA
- a CDS encoding ATP-binding domain-containing protein — protein MSRGTEEILHEQRYLDFLYKRLDALRGRTEDHLAGVLRAGTGTQQARTERDTLATAGAGRIAQLDAAEEGLCFGRLDLVEGERRYVGRIGILDEDGDFEPLLVDWRAPAARPFYVATSAAPQGVRRRRSIRTRFRTVVEIDDDVLDLDIAADGDASGLVGEGALLAALTAGRTGRMRDVVETIQAEQDHAIRSELRGVLVVQGGPGTGKTAVALHRAAYLLYTYRERLAKRGVLIVGPNPTFLRYVSHVLPALGETSAVLATVGEMFPGVRASRADAPEVAEIKGRAVMADLIAGAVRARQRVPEDVLEVVYEGVKYRLTRETCEAARELGRKASRLPNLGRKAFAEYVIDTLAGQVVDRLNDDPHRQETLAMVNLIAEELGEDPAEMADGVFLGRADRDQIAASLADEPSVQEALDWLWPQLTPQRMLAELFATPELLREAVEEAADGGAGPADGAPLLTDAEMDLLLRTPGGWSAADIPLLDEAAELLGESDTAEAAARAEAERRARIAYAQGALEVAEGSRSIDLEDPREEIVTAVDLVSAEMLAERFEEVDGRSVAERAMGDRTWTFGHVIVDEAQELSPMAWRLLMRRCPARSMTLVGDVAQTGDPAGAASWGAVLAPHVGDRWRLAELTVNYRTPSEIMAVAAEVLERIDPGLKPPRSVRSSGEEPWRVSVPASSLAAKVAELALAEDAALAAGEAGRMAVLVPAERLAEVAAAVAARLPEAGYGSDPDLERRTVVLPVRQAKGLEFDTVLVVDPAAIAAARHGENDLYVALTRATQRLGIVEVEG, from the coding sequence TTGTCAAGGGGTACGGAAGAAATCCTCCACGAACAGCGGTACCTGGACTTCCTGTACAAGCGTCTCGACGCGCTGCGCGGCCGCACCGAGGACCACCTCGCCGGCGTGTTGCGCGCCGGCACCGGCACCCAGCAGGCGCGCACCGAGCGCGACACGCTGGCCACCGCCGGCGCCGGCCGGATCGCGCAGCTGGACGCCGCCGAGGAAGGACTCTGCTTCGGCCGGCTGGACCTGGTCGAGGGCGAGCGCCGCTACGTCGGCCGGATCGGCATCCTCGACGAGGACGGCGACTTCGAGCCCCTGCTGGTGGACTGGCGGGCGCCGGCGGCCCGGCCGTTCTACGTGGCGACCTCCGCGGCGCCGCAGGGCGTGCGGCGCCGGCGCAGCATCCGGACCCGCTTCCGGACCGTCGTCGAGATCGACGACGACGTGCTGGATCTGGACATCGCCGCCGACGGCGACGCCTCCGGGCTGGTCGGCGAGGGCGCGCTGCTGGCGGCCCTGACCGCCGGCCGCACCGGCCGGATGCGCGACGTGGTGGAGACCATCCAGGCCGAGCAGGACCACGCGATCCGGTCGGAGCTGCGCGGGGTCCTGGTCGTGCAGGGCGGCCCGGGCACCGGCAAGACCGCCGTGGCGCTGCACCGCGCGGCCTACCTGCTCTACACCTACCGCGAGCGGCTGGCCAAGCGCGGCGTGCTGATCGTCGGGCCGAACCCGACCTTCCTGCGCTACGTCTCGCACGTGCTGCCGGCGCTGGGGGAGACCAGCGCGGTGCTGGCCACGGTCGGGGAGATGTTCCCGGGGGTGCGGGCCTCGCGCGCCGACGCCCCGGAGGTCGCCGAGATCAAGGGCCGGGCGGTGATGGCGGACCTGATCGCCGGCGCGGTGCGGGCCCGGCAGCGGGTGCCCGAGGACGTGCTGGAAGTGGTCTACGAGGGCGTGAAGTACCGGCTGACCCGAGAGACCTGTGAGGCCGCCCGCGAACTGGGGCGTAAAGCCAGCCGGCTGCCCAACCTGGGCCGTAAGGCGTTCGCCGAGTACGTCATCGACACCCTCGCCGGGCAGGTCGTGGACCGGCTGAACGACGATCCGCACCGCCAGGAGACGCTGGCGATGGTGAACCTGATCGCCGAGGAGCTCGGCGAGGACCCCGCGGAGATGGCCGACGGCGTGTTCCTGGGCCGGGCCGACCGCGACCAGATCGCGGCGTCGCTGGCCGACGAGCCGAGCGTGCAGGAGGCGCTGGACTGGCTGTGGCCGCAGCTGACGCCGCAGCGGATGCTGGCCGAGCTGTTCGCGACACCGGAGCTGCTGCGCGAGGCCGTGGAAGAGGCCGCGGACGGCGGCGCGGGCCCGGCGGACGGCGCGCCGCTGCTGACGGACGCCGAGATGGACCTGCTGCTGCGCACCCCGGGTGGTTGGTCGGCGGCCGACATCCCGCTGCTGGACGAGGCGGCGGAGCTGCTCGGCGAATCCGACACCGCCGAGGCGGCGGCGCGGGCCGAGGCCGAGCGCCGGGCCCGCATCGCCTACGCGCAGGGCGCCCTGGAAGTAGCCGAGGGCTCTCGCTCGATCGACCTGGAGGACCCGCGCGAGGAGATCGTCACCGCCGTGGACCTGGTCTCGGCCGAGATGCTGGCCGAGCGGTTCGAGGAGGTCGACGGCCGCAGCGTGGCCGAGCGCGCGATGGGCGACCGGACCTGGACCTTCGGGCACGTGATCGTGGACGAGGCGCAGGAGCTCTCGCCGATGGCCTGGCGGCTGCTGATGCGGCGCTGCCCGGCCCGCTCGATGACACTGGTCGGCGACGTCGCGCAGACCGGCGACCCGGCCGGGGCGGCGTCCTGGGGCGCGGTGCTGGCGCCGCACGTCGGCGACCGCTGGCGGCTGGCGGAGCTGACGGTGAACTACCGCACCCCCTCGGAGATCATGGCCGTGGCCGCCGAGGTGCTGGAGCGCATCGACCCGGGGTTGAAGCCGCCGCGCTCGGTGCGCTCCAGCGGCGAGGAGCCCTGGCGGGTGTCGGTGCCGGCGTCCTCGCTGGCCGCGAAGGTCGCCGAGCTGGCGTTGGCCGAGGACGCGGCGCTGGCGGCCGGGGAGGCCGGGCGGATGGCGGTGCTGGTGCCGGCCGAACGCCTGGCCGAGGTGGCGGCGGCGGTGGCGGCGCGGCTGCCCGAGGCCGGCTACGGCTCGGACCCGGACCTGGAGCGGCGCACCGTCGTGCTGCCGGTGCGCCAGGCGAAGGGGCTGGAGTTCGACACCGTGCTGGTCGTCGACCCGGCCGCGATCGCCGCCGCCCGGCATGGCGAGAACGATCTCTACGTCGCGCTGACCCGGGCCACGCAGCGGCTGGGGATCGTCGAGGTCGAGGGCTGA
- a CDS encoding MFS transporter, whose translation MSASFLSTGRGKLILLLLCGVAFLDLVDASIVNVALPAIRQDLHFSTQGLQWVPSGYLLTYGGFMLLGGRAADLFGRRRVLVTGTVVFGLASLAGGFAGSAGLLVGARLVQGVGAALMMPAALSLLTTTFKEGADRTKAFGAWGAVAGLASAVGVLAGGLLTDGPGWRWVMFVNPPFCVVILVGAFRMFEADGKRVSLKGLDLVGAFLVTAGMLLLVFGLVKAPDQGWGSSRTVLELAGAGLLLVVFVVNERFSREPLLPLSVFRIRGLVAADVTQLVGVAGFISMFFFLTLYMQNVEGWSPIRTGLAYLPITVAVGIGAGVAPKLVAKVGTRPVVVSGAAVASVGVYLLAQLKVHGSYVSGMLPGMVIMAIGLGLLFVAISTAANAGVPHHQAGLAAALLNASQQVGGALGLAVFAAVSTARLNHELKQGVRPTAAFTSGLSWALTACAIAVACAAVIALRTRNVHSEAEAEALAEVEELVTAR comes from the coding sequence GTGTCTGCGTCCTTCCTATCAACCGGCAGAGGCAAGCTCATTCTGCTGCTCTTGTGCGGCGTCGCGTTCCTGGATCTGGTCGACGCCTCGATCGTGAACGTGGCGCTGCCCGCCATCCGCCAGGACCTGCACTTCAGCACGCAGGGCCTGCAGTGGGTGCCGAGCGGCTATCTGCTCACCTACGGCGGGTTCATGCTGCTCGGCGGACGTGCCGCCGACTTGTTCGGCCGGCGCCGCGTGCTGGTCACCGGGACGGTGGTGTTCGGTCTGGCCTCGCTGGCCGGCGGGTTCGCCGGCTCGGCCGGACTGCTCGTCGGCGCGCGGCTGGTCCAGGGCGTCGGCGCCGCCTTGATGATGCCCGCCGCGCTGTCGCTGCTCACCACGACGTTCAAGGAGGGCGCGGACCGCACGAAGGCGTTCGGCGCGTGGGGTGCGGTGGCGGGCCTGGCCTCGGCGGTCGGCGTGCTGGCCGGCGGTCTGCTCACCGACGGTCCCGGGTGGCGCTGGGTGATGTTCGTGAACCCGCCGTTCTGCGTGGTGATCCTCGTCGGCGCGTTCCGGATGTTCGAGGCGGACGGCAAGCGGGTCTCCCTCAAGGGCCTGGACCTCGTCGGCGCGTTCCTGGTCACCGCCGGGATGCTGCTGCTGGTGTTCGGCCTGGTGAAGGCTCCGGACCAGGGGTGGGGGTCCAGCCGGACGGTGCTGGAGCTGGCCGGGGCCGGGCTGCTGCTGGTGGTGTTCGTCGTGAACGAGCGCTTCAGCCGTGAGCCGCTGCTGCCGCTGTCGGTCTTCCGGATCCGCGGCCTGGTCGCAGCGGACGTCACGCAGCTGGTCGGGGTCGCCGGGTTCATCTCCATGTTCTTCTTCCTGACCCTCTACATGCAGAACGTCGAGGGCTGGTCGCCGATCCGCACCGGCCTGGCGTACCTGCCGATCACGGTCGCCGTCGGGATCGGCGCCGGGGTGGCGCCGAAGCTGGTGGCGAAGGTCGGCACCCGGCCGGTCGTGGTCTCCGGCGCGGCGGTCGCCTCGGTCGGCGTCTACTTGCTGGCCCAGCTGAAGGTGCACGGCTCGTACGTCAGCGGGATGCTGCCGGGCATGGTGATCATGGCGATCGGGCTCGGGCTGCTGTTCGTGGCGATCTCCACGGCCGCCAACGCCGGCGTGCCGCACCACCAGGCGGGTCTGGCCGCCGCGCTGCTGAATGCCTCGCAGCAGGTCGGCGGCGCGCTGGGGCTCGCGGTCTTCGCCGCGGTCTCCACGGCGCGGCTGAACCACGAGCTGAAGCAGGGGGTGCGGCCCACCGCGGCCTTCACGTCCGGACTGTCCTGGGCGCTGACGGCCTGCGCGATCGCGGTGGCCTGCGCGGCGGTCATCGCGCTGCGGACCCGCAACGTGCACAGCGAGGCGGAGGCGGAAGCTCTGGCCGAGGTGGAGGAGCTCGTCACGGCCCGCTGA